In Apostichopus japonicus isolate 1M-3 chromosome 5, ASM3797524v1, whole genome shotgun sequence, a single window of DNA contains:
- the LOC139967630 gene encoding large ribosomal subunit protein uL24-like, with amino-acid sequence MKRNPFVTSSRRKNRKRHFNAPSHIRRKLMSSSLSKDLRAKYNVRTMPVRKDDEVQVVRGHYKGQQVGKVVQVYRKKFVIYIERINREKANGNQVFVGIHPSNVVITKLKIDRDRKKILERKDAGRRAADEKLKGKHTEDAVAATAE; translated from the exons ATGAAGAGGAATCCGTTTGTTACATCATCGCGGAGGAAGAACCGCAAGCGCCATTTCAATGCGCCCTCACATATAAGAAGGAAGCTGATGAGTTCATCTTTGTCCAAGGACTTGCGAGCGAAGTACAATGTCAGAACAATGCCAGTCAGGAAGGACGACGAAGTCCAG GTGGTGAGGGGACATTACAAGGGCCAGCAAGTTGGCAAAGTGGTACAAGTTTACAGGAAGAAGTTTGTCATTTACATTGAGCGCATCAACAGAGAAAAGGCGAATGGCAACCAAGTATTTGTTGGTATCCATCCAAGCAAT GTTGTCATCACCAAACTAAAGATTGATAGAGACAGGAAGAAGATCTTGGAACGCAAGGATGCTGGAAGGCGTGCTGCAGATGAGAAGCTTAAGGGCAAGCACACAGAAGATGCTGTGGCTGCCACCGCAGAGTAA
- the LOC139967635 gene encoding short/branched chain specific acyl-CoA dehydrogenase, mitochondrial-like, which translates to MGIFTKINLGLRAANRLTLPLNRPYHAIRHTQKIRTLSTVPQPEYSLEGVVPAVTQLSEEEQMMKDAAAKFAREQIGPLVRQMDEGKETDMGVIKGLFENGFMGIEVEEEYGGPQSTFFITNLIIEEIAKVDPSISVCCDIHNTLIALIFRRYASEELKRKYLPKLVSESVGSFCLSEAGAGTDAFALKTTARKEGDHYILNGSKLWISNASFAGVFIVFANADLDKGYKGITCFVVDADTPGLTVEKPEDKLGLRASPTCPITFTDCKIPETNVIGNVGEGYKIAIGSLNEGRIGIGAQMLGLAQGAFDCTFPYVLERRQFDKSIYEFQAVQHMVANLATKLEIARVLVYNAARLKENGLPFIKQASMAKYMAGEVATEVTSRCIELMGGVGFTTAYPLEKFYRDCKIGCIYEGTANIQLNTIAKELHREYLKGQ; encoded by the exons ATGGGCATTTTCACGAAGATAAATTTG GGCTTGAGAGCTGCGAATAGGTTAACGTTGCCGTTGAATCGGCCTTACCATGCCATACGACACACGCAGAAAATAAGGACATTGTCGACCGTACCACAACCGGAATACTCACTGGAAGGGGTTGTACCGGCTGTCACCCAACTCTCAGAGGAAGAACAGATGATGAAGGATGCAGCGGCTAAGTTTGCCCGAGAGCAGATCGGACCATTAGTGAGACAGATGGATGAGGGAAAGGAGACGGACATGGGTGTCATTAAGGGATTATTCGAAAATGGG TTTATGGGGATAGAAGTCGAAGAGGAGTATGGAGGTCCACAGTCGACATTCTTCATCACGAACCTCATCATAGAAGAGATTGCCAAAGTCGACCCATCGATCAGTGTCTGCTGCGATATACACAACACCCTCATAGCTCTCATCTTTAGACGGTACGCTTCCGAAGAACTCAAGCGAAAATACCTTCCAAAGCTTGTCTCAGAATCG GTTGGAAGCTTCTGTCTGTCCGAGGCTGGTGCTGGTACAGATGCGTTCGCATTAAAGACTACTGCCAGGAAAGAAGGAGACCACTACATACTGAATGGCTCTAAACTTTGGATCAGCAATGCCAGTTTTGCTGGAGTATTTATCGTCTTTGCAAATGCTGATTTAGACAAG GGTTACAAAGGTATTACTTGCTTTGTGGTGGATGCCGATACACCTGGACTTACCGTGGAGAAACCAGAAGATAAGCTAGGTCTGCGTGCCTCGCCTACCTGTCCAATAACCTTCACAGATTGTAAG ATACCAGAGACAAATGTGATCGGCAATGTCGGTGAAGGCTACAAAATAGCCATCGGATCTCTGAATGAAGGAAGGATTGGCATTGGAGCACAG ATGCTGGGACTGGCCCAAGGGGCATTTGATTGTACATTTCCCTATGTTTTGGAGAGGAGGCAGTTTGATAAGTCCATCTATGAATTTCAG GCGGTACAGCACATGGTGGCCAATCTTGCCACTAAGCTTGAAATTGCCAGGGTGCTCGTCTACAACGCAGCGAGGTTAAAGGAAAATGGGCTGCCGTTCATAAAGCAGGCATCCATGGCCAAATATATGGCGGGAGAAGTAGCCACGGAGGTGACATCCAGATGCATCGAGCTGATGGGGGGCGTCGGCTTCACCACAGCTTATCCATTGGAGAAGTTCTACAGAGACTGTAAAATTG GTTGCATATATGAAGGAACGGCAAACATTCAGCTGAACACAATAGCCAAGGAACTACACAGGGAATACTTGAAGGGACAATAG